A genome region from bacterium includes the following:
- a CDS encoding ABC transporter permease has protein sequence MGVFDEALAASLRRPPRAAGRRWWPFSPAGTLLFAACVPIFVFLMLPTLVVVPMAFTPKPLLEFPPSGISLRPFRDLFHDSAWMSAGAVSLKAACLAVAIATVVSTMAAMALHSAKFAGKGLLQSVILVPIVAPLIVLALADYEFLLRFHLTGTWTGIGLSHSVLAAPYVFITVQASLAGLDPALVRSARSLGAGSLSVFRHVYVPVLRPGLAAGMLLAFIASFDETVIALFQQGPQATTLPVKMFTDIQYELSPKIAAVAALLVGVATLVFSVQAAALVGRRSARWGGRPAAGSPE, from the coding sequence TTGGGCGTCTTTGACGAGGCGCTCGCCGCCTCCCTCCGCCGGCCGCCGCGCGCCGCGGGGCGGCGGTGGTGGCCGTTTTCACCCGCGGGCACGCTGCTCTTCGCGGCGTGCGTCCCCATCTTTGTCTTCCTCATGCTGCCCACGCTGGTCGTCGTCCCGATGGCGTTCACCCCCAAGCCGCTCCTGGAATTCCCGCCGAGCGGGATCTCCCTGCGGCCGTTTCGCGATCTCTTCCACGACAGCGCCTGGATGAGCGCGGGGGCGGTGTCGCTCAAGGCGGCCTGCCTCGCGGTCGCGATCGCGACCGTCGTGTCCACGATGGCCGCGATGGCGCTGCACTCGGCCAAGTTCGCCGGCAAGGGGCTCCTGCAGAGCGTCATTCTGGTGCCCATCGTCGCCCCGCTGATCGTGCTCGCGCTGGCGGACTACGAGTTTTTGCTTAGATTCCACCTGACCGGCACGTGGACCGGCATCGGCCTGTCGCACAGCGTGCTGGCGGCGCCCTACGTGTTCATCACCGTCCAGGCCAGCCTCGCAGGCCTCGATCCGGCGCTGGTGCGGTCGGCGCGCAGCCTCGGCGCCGGCAGCCTGTCGGTGTTCCGGCACGTCTACGTCCCCGTGCTCCGCCCGGGGCTCGCGGCCGGCATGCTGCTGGCCTTCATCGCGTCGTTCGACGAAACGGTCATCGCCCTCTTTCAGCAGGGCCCTCAGGCGACCACGCTGCCGGTCAAAATGTTCACGGACATCCAGTACGAGTTGTCGCCCAAGATCGCCGCGGTCGCGGCCCTCTTGGTCGGCGTCGCGACGCTCGTGTTTTCCGTCCAAGCCGCCGCGTTGGTAGGCCGGCGGTCCGCGCGCTGGGGCGGGCGCCCCGCCGCCGGATCGCCCGAATGA